In the genome of Neofelis nebulosa isolate mNeoNeb1 chromosome 6, mNeoNeb1.pri, whole genome shotgun sequence, one region contains:
- the CALHM4 gene encoding calcium homeostasis modulator protein 4 — translation MSPTLNSIVSSLQRSGTFINSLIAASTIGGQQLFSSFTFKCPCQVGKNFYYGSAFLLIPALLLLVAGYALRSQMWTMSREYCCSCAPPRRRISLLERKLACLRFFSITGRALVAPLTWLAATLLTGTYYECAASEFASVDHYAVFDNVSASRREQILAGFPCCKSTPSDMIQVRDEVALLHRYQSQMLGWILITLATVAILVSRCLATCCSPLPSRQHWYWTNHLRNERELFEQAAEQHSRLLITKRIQKLFGFIPGKEDVKRIRIPSCQDWKEISAPSLLCMGDDLQGHYSFLRDRLDEESEESKSEGIELRP, via the exons ATGAGCCCGACTCTCAACAGTATTGTGTCTTCCCTGCAGAGAAGTGGAACATTTATCAATTCTTTAATTGCTGCTTCGACTATTGGTGGGCAACAGCTGTTCTCTTCTTTCACATTCAAATGTCCTTGCCAGGTTGGGAAAAATTTCTACTATGGTTCTGCTTTTCTACTCATTCCAGCCTTGCTCCTTCTGGTTGCTGGCTATGCCCTGAGAAGCCAGATGTGGACAATGAGCCGTGAATACTGCTGCAGCTGTGCTCCTCCACGCCGGAGAATCAGCCTCTTGGAGCGCAAGCTGGCTTGTCTTAGGTTCTTCAGCATCActgggagggcacttgttgctcCGTTAACATGGCTGGCGGCAACCCTGCTGACAGGCACCTACTATGAATGTGCAGCAAGTGAATTCGCATCTGTGGACCATTACGCAGTATTTGACAATGTCAGTGCCAGCAGACGGGAACAGATCCTAGCTGGGTTTCCATGTTGCAAATCAACTCCATCTGACATGATCCAAGTGAGAGATGAAGTAGCTCTTCTGCACAGATACCAGTCACAA ATGCTGGGCTGGATTTTGATCACCTTGGCAACCGTCGCTATCCTAGTGTCCCGCTGCTTGGCGACGtgctgctcccccctcccctctcggCAGCACTGGTACTGGACCAACCACCTCCGCAACGAGAGGGAGCTCTTTGAACAAGCTGCAGAACAGCATTCGCGGCTCCTCATCACGAAGCGCATACAGAAACTCTTTGGCTTCATTCCTGGAAAGGAAGACGTCAAACGCATCCGCATTCCTTCGTGTCAGGACTGGAAAGAGATTTCAGCACCCAGTCTTCTCTGCATGGGGGACGATTTGCAAGGTCACTACAGCTTCCTTAGAGACAGGCTGGATGAGGAGAGTGAGGAAAGCAAATCTGAAGGCATCGAATTACGACCTTGA